The following proteins are co-located in the uncultured Tolumonas sp. genome:
- a CDS encoding PAS domain S-box protein produces the protein MEFPLQFWHPTDEQALLIMGEYNLWLVLLSILVVIFAAFMAFLIAGQAQRAHQNITQRAMVLAGGFGLGGGVWAMHFIGMLACPLHTYVSYDLTLTLISLTPSIAASWLALSLLINHPDSYFRLFESGIILGFGIAIMHQTGIRAMQLDAAIRYDATLFIISLLIGIVFSTLALWVYFLQTQLRKTFGNTAHMLLSSVLIGVATAGMHYSNMAALRLVAMPHTGISLENMQPEYLSIMVALITLIVILLIVATSGLMRYRDMLDHLRINETRFRSVIDTAVTGIVITDMRGHIQQFNRAAEEIFGWSADEILGKNVNRLTLMPVQLSRMVYMLHHDEPLRADRTWVIQGIRKSGQTFPLQLSVGHMHIPGEELFVGFVEDISKRHQVEIALRDNEQQFRSLISNMPGVSYRALPEDNRPLVFVSDAVIELTGYPSFDFINKRQELNFNSLIHPDDWDRVQEAIADGVWARQPYTVEYRLRNRDGEYHWVWEHGSSVFDDRGQLVWLDGVIFDISERHAMEQALVEAKNRAEQAAAAKTAFLANMSHEIRTPMNAIIGFTDVVLASNLQPEQRQHLETIRQSAKSLLRLLNDILDTAKMERGNIELEEIDFSLPDLLQELMQALEIGARNKGLQLILQQAPDLPTYLKGDPLRLRQVLTNLIGNAIKFTEHGQVVLSVTREQEQLHFNIQDTGIGIASERLERIFEPFTQADASVTRRYGGTGLGTTICKQLVELMGGKIWLDSLVGVGTHFHVLLPIVIGEAPAALTPQTAVSLPALNILVADDVQQNLDLLALILRERGHKITLAHDGHEAVALAQERQFDLILMDVQMPGMDGLTATRQIRQYEQEKHQPPIPVIALTASVFQDDRFAARDAGMDGFASKPIEIEKLLLEIARVLKLELSPLPLPSSSSVSSQALDETPLIPGLHYRQGLKLWGQPQAYRQALLRFANEYQPSLNQLQQTFANAEQGRYYAHKLKGVCNNLALKQLAALAQKLESYCLLREEIAPALLERLAEGLNKTSQALQIWGQNKPIAVTDNEDSNESPLDIGALLKAALELKQALKHGELNDEALQLLAKQLPQKELHPEWITLRNALDSFEFDEALQALERLYQPYQTKGANA, from the coding sequence ATGGAATTTCCACTCCAATTCTGGCACCCGACTGATGAGCAAGCGCTGCTGATCATGGGCGAGTACAATCTGTGGTTGGTTTTATTATCTATTCTGGTGGTGATATTTGCCGCGTTCATGGCCTTTTTGATTGCAGGGCAAGCGCAACGCGCGCATCAAAACATCACCCAAAGAGCCATGGTACTGGCAGGCGGGTTCGGTTTAGGTGGTGGCGTCTGGGCTATGCATTTTATCGGCATGCTCGCCTGCCCTCTGCACACCTATGTGAGTTACGACCTCACTCTGACGCTGATTTCGTTAACGCCCAGCATCGCTGCATCCTGGTTAGCGTTATCATTATTAATAAATCATCCAGATTCCTATTTCCGGCTATTTGAAAGCGGGATCATTTTAGGCTTCGGCATCGCCATCATGCATCAAACCGGCATCCGTGCGATGCAGCTGGATGCCGCCATTCGTTATGATGCCACCTTATTTATCATCTCTTTACTCATTGGCATCGTGTTCTCAACCCTCGCACTCTGGGTTTATTTTCTACAAACACAATTACGGAAAACGTTTGGGAATACCGCGCATATGTTACTCAGCAGCGTCTTGATAGGCGTAGCGACGGCAGGTATGCATTACAGCAACATGGCCGCATTGCGTCTGGTCGCTATGCCACATACGGGCATATCGCTGGAAAATATGCAGCCGGAATACCTCAGTATCATGGTCGCCTTGATCACCTTGATTGTTATTCTGCTGATTGTGGCCACCAGCGGTTTAATGCGTTATCGCGATATGTTGGATCATCTGCGTATCAATGAAACCCGCTTTCGTTCCGTGATCGATACTGCCGTTACCGGCATTGTGATCACCGATATGCGTGGACATATCCAGCAATTTAACCGCGCCGCTGAAGAGATCTTCGGTTGGTCGGCCGATGAAATTCTCGGTAAGAATGTCAACCGCTTAACACTGATGCCAGTGCAGCTCAGCCGGATGGTTTATATGCTACATCATGATGAACCACTGCGGGCTGACCGCACTTGGGTCATACAGGGTATTCGTAAATCCGGCCAAACCTTTCCCCTGCAGCTGTCGGTCGGGCACATGCACATTCCGGGTGAAGAGTTATTTGTCGGTTTTGTCGAAGACATCAGTAAACGCCATCAGGTGGAAATTGCGCTGCGGGATAACGAACAGCAATTTCGTTCACTGATCTCAAATATGCCCGGCGTTTCTTATCGTGCCCTGCCGGAAGACAACCGCCCGTTAGTGTTTGTCAGCGATGCTGTTATTGAATTGACCGGTTACCCGTCTTTTGATTTCATCAATAAACGCCAAGAACTCAATTTTAATTCCTTGATCCACCCCGATGACTGGGATCGGGTACAGGAAGCCATCGCCGACGGTGTGTGGGCTCGTCAGCCTTACACCGTGGAATATCGCCTACGCAACCGCGACGGTGAATACCACTGGGTATGGGAACACGGCAGCAGCGTGTTTGATGATCGCGGTCAGCTGGTGTGGTTAGACGGGGTGATCTTTGATATTTCCGAACGCCACGCCATGGAGCAAGCGCTGGTGGAAGCCAAAAACCGCGCTGAACAAGCAGCGGCCGCCAAAACTGCCTTCCTAGCCAACATGAGCCATGAGATCCGCACACCAATGAATGCCATCATCGGCTTCACCGATGTCGTGCTGGCCTCTAATCTGCAACCAGAGCAGCGGCAGCACTTAGAAACGATCCGTCAATCGGCAAAATCCCTGCTGCGTCTGCTAAATGACATACTCGATACGGCCAAAATGGAACGTGGCAATATCGAACTGGAAGAGATCGATTTTTCGCTGCCTGATCTGCTGCAAGAGTTAATGCAGGCACTGGAGATCGGGGCACGTAACAAAGGGCTGCAACTCATCTTACAACAAGCTCCCGACTTACCGACTTATCTGAAAGGCGATCCGCTGCGTTTACGGCAAGTGCTCACCAATCTGATCGGTAATGCCATCAAATTCACCGAACACGGACAAGTAGTGTTATCCGTAACTCGGGAACAAGAGCAGCTGCATTTTAATATTCAGGATACCGGGATCGGGATCGCCAGCGAACGGCTGGAACGGATATTCGAGCCGTTCACCCAAGCGGATGCGTCTGTCACCCGGCGTTATGGCGGCACCGGGCTTGGTACAACCATCTGCAAACAATTAGTTGAACTAATGGGCGGCAAGATCTGGTTGGATAGTCTGGTTGGTGTGGGCACTCACTTCCATGTGCTGCTGCCGATTGTCATCGGGGAAGCCCCTGCGGCATTAACACCGCAAACAGCCGTCAGCTTGCCAGCACTCAATATTTTGGTGGCCGATGATGTACAACAAAATCTGGATCTGCTGGCGTTAATATTGCGGGAACGAGGGCATAAAATCACTCTGGCACACGACGGTCACGAAGCAGTCGCTCTGGCACAGGAACGGCAGTTCGATCTGATCTTGATGGATGTACAAATGCCAGGCATGGATGGGCTCACCGCAACACGTCAGATCCGCCAATATGAACAGGAAAAACATCAGCCGCCCATTCCGGTTATCGCTCTGACAGCCAGTGTGTTCCAAGATGATCGTTTTGCAGCCCGAGATGCGGGGATGGATGGTTTTGCTTCCAAACCCATCGAAATCGAAAAATTACTGCTGGAAATAGCCCGCGTATTAAAACTGGAATTGAGCCCATTACCGCTGCCATCAAGCTCATCCGTTTCATCACAAGCCTTGGATGAAACACCGTTGATCCCCGGTTTACACTATCGGCAAGGCTTAAAACTCTGGGGGCAACCACAAGCCTATCGACAGGCGTTATTGCGATTTGCCAATGAGTACCAACCATCGCTGAATCAATTACAACAAACCTTCGCCAATGCGGAACAAGGACGCTATTACGCACATAAACTGAAAGGCGTTTGTAATAATCTGGCCTTAAAACAATTAGCCGCTTTAGCGCAAAAATTGGAAAGTTACTGTTTATTACGTGAAGAAATAGCACCTGCACTGTTAGAGCGGCTCGCCGAAGGGCTTAATAAAACCTCACAAGCCTTACAAATCTGGGGACAAAATAAACCGATTGCTGTGACTGATAACGAAGACAGCAACGAATCTCCATTAGATATCGGCGCATTATTAAAAGCTGCACTAGAGTTAAAACAAGCGCTGAAGCATGGTGAGTTAAACGATGAGGCTCTGCAGTTATTGGCCAAACAGCTACCGCAAAAAGAGTTACATCCCGAGTGGATAACCTTGCGTAACGCATTAGATAGTTTCGAATTTGATGAGGCATTACAGGCATTGGAACGGCTATATCAGCCTTACCAAACCAAAGGGGCCAACGCATGA
- the gltX gene encoding glutamate--tRNA ligase, whose product MKVKTRFAPSPTGLLHIGGARTALYSWLYAKSQGGEFVLRIEDTDTERSTQAAIDAIMEGMTWLGFDWDEGPYYQTKRFDRYNQLIDQLLAEGKAYKCYCSKERLEALRETQMANGEKPRYDGRCRDSHEQHADDEPYVVRFRNPQEGVVAFDDHVRGRIEFANTELDDLIIRRSDGVPTYNFCVVVDDWDMQITQVVRGEDHINNTPRQINIYHALGAPVPEFAHVSMILGDDGAKLSKRHGAVGVMQYRDDGYLPEAVLNYLVRLGWSHGDQEIFSREEMIKLFSLDNISKSASAFNTEKLKWLNNHYIRTMDPVYVASHLEWQMNDLGIDYKDGPALTAIIGMLAERCHTLRELAQQSRYFYEEYEAIDEAAAKKHLKAAAREPLALIRTKLAALDSWETEALHQVIQDTATELNLGMGKVGMPLRVAVTGVGQSPSIDAVMQLIGKERVLARLDKVLAQLPAAE is encoded by the coding sequence ATGAAAGTCAAAACCCGTTTTGCGCCGAGCCCGACCGGCTTATTGCACATTGGTGGTGCCCGTACAGCACTCTACTCCTGGTTATATGCTAAAAGTCAGGGTGGCGAGTTTGTTCTGCGTATCGAAGATACCGACACTGAACGTTCTACTCAGGCAGCCATCGACGCAATTATGGAAGGCATGACATGGTTAGGTTTTGACTGGGATGAAGGCCCTTATTACCAGACCAAACGTTTTGACCGTTATAACCAATTGATCGACCAATTGCTGGCGGAAGGTAAAGCGTACAAATGCTACTGCTCAAAAGAGCGTCTGGAAGCCCTGCGTGAAACGCAAATGGCGAATGGCGAAAAACCGCGTTATGACGGCCGTTGCCGTGATAGCCATGAACAGCATGCCGATGATGAACCTTATGTTGTGCGTTTCCGTAACCCGCAGGAAGGTGTGGTAGCGTTTGATGACCACGTACGTGGTCGTATTGAATTCGCCAACACCGAGCTGGATGACTTGATCATTCGCCGTTCTGATGGTGTACCGACGTATAACTTCTGCGTTGTGGTGGACGACTGGGATATGCAGATCACTCAAGTGGTCCGTGGTGAAGACCATATCAACAACACCCCACGCCAGATCAATATCTATCATGCACTGGGTGCACCAGTACCGGAATTCGCCCACGTATCGATGATTCTGGGTGATGACGGCGCCAAACTGTCAAAACGTCATGGTGCGGTGGGTGTGATGCAATACCGCGATGATGGTTACTTGCCGGAAGCGGTGCTGAACTATCTGGTTCGTCTGGGTTGGTCACATGGCGATCAGGAAATTTTCTCCCGTGAAGAGATGATCAAGCTGTTCAGCCTCGACAATATCAGCAAATCGGCTTCAGCCTTTAACACTGAAAAACTGAAATGGCTGAACAACCATTACATCCGTACCATGGATCCGGTGTATGTCGCTTCACATCTGGAGTGGCAGATGAACGATCTGGGTATCGATTATAAAGATGGCCCGGCACTGACCGCGATCATCGGCATGTTGGCAGAACGTTGCCATACCTTGCGTGAACTGGCACAACAGAGCCGTTATTTCTACGAAGAGTATGAAGCCATTGACGAAGCGGCAGCTAAGAAACATCTGAAAGCAGCAGCGCGTGAACCACTGGCGTTGATCCGCACGAAACTGGCGGCATTAGACAGTTGGGAAACTGAAGCTTTGCATCAGGTGATTCAAGACACAGCGACCGAATTGAATTTAGGGATGGGCAAAGTTGGTATGCCGCTACGTGTGGCAGTAACCGGTGTTGGCCAATCACCGTCGATTGACGCGGTGATGCAATTGATTGGCAAAGAGCGCGTCTTAGCGCGTCTGGACAAAGTGCTGGCGCAGTTGCCAGCGGCGGAATAA
- a CDS encoding TIGR04219 family outer membrane beta-barrel protein yields the protein MNKYSMSLLAAATLVTGAAQADDFSIGGGLDYMYSGMTGTAESQGDFSNSSRWSTFVDFRHPLLMVPNVNFQTSDLSSESANFENKLRTYDFAFYYSPIELEELTLNAGLNFRRYDGTLNHSQDYSNNAVMLYGSAEAPIPGSDFGLFADARVSRWDSDHSHDWKAGVSYNVFPEDTLKFKVRAGYRNMRVDYHQDSIDLAQHTDSWFLGAELRY from the coding sequence ATGAACAAATACAGTATGAGTCTGCTGGCTGCGGCAACGTTGGTTACTGGCGCTGCACAAGCCGATGATTTTAGCATCGGTGGTGGTCTGGACTATATGTATTCCGGCATGACTGGTACGGCAGAAAGCCAGGGTGATTTTTCAAACAGCAGCCGGTGGTCGACTTTTGTCGATTTTCGTCACCCGCTGTTAATGGTGCCGAATGTAAACTTCCAGACATCAGATTTGTCTTCAGAATCTGCAAATTTTGAAAACAAACTGAGAACTTATGACTTTGCGTTTTACTATTCTCCAATTGAACTGGAAGAGTTGACGCTGAATGCAGGTCTGAACTTCCGTCGTTATGACGGTACGCTGAACCACAGCCAGGATTATTCAAATAATGCAGTAATGCTTTACGGTTCTGCAGAAGCACCGATCCCAGGTAGTGATTTTGGTTTGTTTGCTGATGCACGTGTTTCTCGTTGGGATAGCGACCACTCACACGACTGGAAAGCCGGGGTAAGCTACAACGTATTTCCAGAAGATACGCTGAAATTTAAAGTACGTGCTGGTTACCGTAATATGCGTGTTGATTATCATCAGGATAGTATTGATCTTGCTCAACACACTGATAGCTGGTTCTTAGGCGCCGAGCTGCGTTATTAA
- a CDS encoding assimilatory sulfite reductase (NADPH) flavoprotein subunit, producing MSDKSPSLAGPIAGPQLSKLAEAVATLSPTELIWASGFLFGLAQGAGGVAVVGTSSATSNAVVAQPTGSLTILVGSQTGNAKGVAESVKAQAEARGIPVSLVTMNDYKPKQLKKETHVLIVTSTYGEGEPPEAAADLHAQLKGGKIGKLFGLQFAVLGLGDSSYEFFCQTAKDFDAFFEKAEATRLQDAAILDVDYRAAADAWAASFLDKLAATLTAAPAAATVGGSAVVASGHSAYDKFNPFTATLSTNQKITGRDSTKDIRHFEINLEGSGITYQPGDALGVWFDNDAAVVAEILALTGLTGDEQVTVSGKAAALSDALTNQFELTRLHAAFITGLAEISSDKKLKKLAADKDETRKLAAKAQIVDVLKRYPTKLTAEQLIGLLRALSPRLYSIASAQSEVEEEVHLTVGVVRYPQEDGAVRSGGASSFLADRVQEGGEVRVFIEHNDNFRLPANPDTPVIMVGPGTGIAPFRSFIQERDAQGAEGKNWLFFGNPHFTQDFLYQVEWQKYVKSGLLTKIDLAFSRDQEKKIYVQDKLKAKGAEVWKWLQDGAHFYVCGDANRMAKDVHDTLVNIVVEHGGKNAEEAEEYVNELRRAKRYQRDVY from the coding sequence ATGAGCGACAAATCTCCATCTTTAGCGGGTCCGATTGCGGGGCCGCAGCTTTCTAAACTGGCGGAAGCCGTAGCAACTCTCTCTCCAACGGAACTGATCTGGGCCAGTGGCTTCTTGTTTGGTTTGGCACAAGGGGCGGGTGGCGTTGCGGTTGTCGGCACTTCATCAGCGACCAGCAATGCAGTGGTCGCACAACCAACTGGTAGTCTGACCATTCTGGTAGGTTCGCAAACCGGCAATGCCAAAGGCGTGGCAGAAAGTGTGAAAGCACAAGCCGAAGCGCGTGGTATTCCCGTGTCACTGGTAACCATGAATGACTACAAACCAAAACAGCTGAAGAAAGAAACGCATGTTCTGATCGTCACCAGTACCTATGGTGAAGGTGAGCCACCAGAAGCAGCTGCTGATCTGCATGCGCAACTGAAAGGCGGCAAAATTGGTAAGCTGTTCGGTCTGCAATTTGCGGTACTGGGTCTGGGCGACTCTTCTTATGAATTCTTCTGCCAGACAGCGAAAGATTTTGATGCGTTTTTTGAAAAAGCCGAAGCAACTCGTCTGCAAGATGCCGCTATTCTGGATGTCGATTATCGTGCTGCTGCTGATGCCTGGGCTGCGAGCTTTCTGGATAAACTGGCCGCGACATTAACGGCGGCACCTGCTGCGGCAACAGTTGGTGGTTCTGCGGTAGTTGCTTCAGGCCACAGCGCGTATGACAAATTTAACCCGTTTACTGCGACGCTGAGCACCAACCAGAAAATTACGGGTCGTGATTCCACTAAAGATATCCGTCATTTTGAGATCAATCTGGAAGGCTCAGGCATTACCTATCAGCCGGGTGATGCGTTAGGTGTTTGGTTTGATAACGACGCTGCTGTAGTTGCGGAAATTCTGGCACTGACCGGTTTGACCGGTGATGAACAAGTTACCGTATCAGGTAAAGCCGCAGCATTAAGTGATGCGTTGACCAATCAGTTTGAACTGACCCGCCTGCATGCCGCTTTTATTACCGGTTTGGCCGAAATCTCCTCGGATAAAAAACTGAAGAAATTAGCGGCTGACAAAGATGAAACCCGCAAGCTGGCGGCAAAAGCGCAGATTGTCGATGTATTAAAACGCTACCCAACTAAACTGACGGCTGAACAGCTGATTGGTTTATTACGTGCTCTGAGCCCGCGTTTGTACTCTATTGCTTCTGCACAGTCTGAAGTGGAAGAGGAAGTACATTTGACCGTCGGTGTGGTGCGTTATCCACAGGAAGATGGTGCTGTACGTTCTGGTGGTGCCTCGTCATTCTTGGCTGATCGTGTGCAAGAAGGTGGCGAAGTGCGTGTCTTCATCGAGCACAACGATAATTTCCGTTTGCCTGCTAATCCTGATACCCCCGTGATCATGGTCGGGCCAGGTACCGGTATTGCGCCATTCCGTTCGTTTATTCAGGAACGTGATGCGCAAGGCGCAGAAGGTAAAAACTGGTTGTTCTTTGGCAACCCGCATTTCACCCAAGATTTCCTCTATCAGGTGGAATGGCAGAAATACGTGAAGAGCGGCCTGCTGACTAAGATCGATCTGGCCTTCAGCCGTGATCAGGAAAAGAAAATCTACGTACAAGATAAATTAAAGGCCAAAGGCGCAGAAGTATGGAAATGGTTGCAAGACGGTGCACATTTCTATGTCTGCGGTGATGCCAACCGAATGGCGAAAGATGTTCACGATACACTGGTGAATATCGTGGTGGAACACGGCGGTAAGAACGCTGAAGAAGCCGAAGAATATGTCAATGAACTGCGTCGTGCCAAGCGTTACCAGAGGGATGTCTACTGA